A genomic stretch from Flavobacterium sp. KS-LB2 includes:
- a CDS encoding DUF4837 family protein translates to MNKAHFLFLLISLMLFSCKKENESLPRKTSGKINTISVIIDDQLWNGDVGDSIRNKFASPVIGLPQEEPLFNINQYPVKLLEGFMTDTRAIIVVKKGEINKFEIVKDQYASPQNVFHISGKTSADIIASIEKNAPKMIQLIKEAEIAESQKINSQSHLDPAVISNKFHITLQVPTGYAYVLHKSNFMWLKKEIIGGNTSLLIYQVPLNTIKKEGDLIMSIVKMRDSIGKLYISGTEPDTNMITEEAYAPYLSKITLDEKETFETKGTWELNNDFMSGPFINYAIIDPQYNRILVLEGFCYAPSKEKRDLMHELESIIKSVNVLKR, encoded by the coding sequence ATGAATAAAGCCCATTTTTTATTTCTTCTGATTTCTTTGATGTTGTTTTCCTGTAAAAAGGAAAATGAATCTCTGCCGCGAAAAACTTCGGGGAAAATCAATACTATTTCGGTTATAATTGACGATCAGTTGTGGAATGGTGATGTAGGAGACAGCATTCGAAACAAGTTTGCATCTCCCGTAATTGGATTGCCGCAAGAAGAGCCACTGTTCAACATAAACCAATACCCAGTTAAGCTTTTGGAAGGTTTTATGACTGATACCAGAGCTATTATTGTGGTAAAGAAAGGCGAAATAAACAAATTTGAGATCGTTAAAGATCAATATGCATCGCCTCAGAATGTATTTCATATTTCCGGTAAAACAAGCGCCGACATTATAGCAAGCATTGAAAAAAATGCGCCCAAAATGATTCAATTAATCAAGGAGGCAGAAATAGCTGAAAGCCAGAAAATCAATAGTCAATCCCATCTTGACCCTGCCGTAATATCGAACAAATTTCACATCACATTACAAGTCCCTACCGGTTATGCTTATGTGCTACATAAAAGTAATTTTATGTGGTTAAAAAAGGAAATTATTGGCGGGAACACTAGTCTTTTAATTTATCAAGTTCCTTTAAATACGATAAAAAAAGAGGGTGATTTAATCATGAGTATTGTCAAAATGAGGGATTCTATTGGGAAATTATACATCAGTGGAACGGAACCTGATACGAATATGATTACCGAAGAGGCTTATGCGCCGTATCTTTCTAAGATTACTCTTGATGAAAAAGAAACTTTTGAAACCAAGGGGACTTGGGAATTAAACAATGATTTCATGTCGGGTCCTTTTATTAATTATGCCATTATCGACCCACAATACAATCGAATTCTGGTTTTAGAAGGATTTTGTTATGCACCATCTAAAGAAAAACGGGATCTTATGCATGAACTGGAATCGATTATAAAATCAGTAAATGTATTGAAAAGATAA
- a CDS encoding DNA polymerase III subunit, translated as MQFSQILGQEHIKSHLTRSADLGRIPHAQLFVGPEGSGTLPMAIAYAQYIICSNQNAENSSSNEACNIKFQKTSHPDLHFIYPTVSTEDVKTKPKSIDFIAEWREFLTQNPYGSLFDWYQMLGVKNKQGEIRVDDAQEILKSLALKSYEGGYKVMIIWMADKLNIAASNKLLKLLEEPTDRTVFILISENEEDIIQTIRSRCQVLHFNGLSETIIAEALVSRENTEPKEALKIAHQAQGNYNKALQLLQPDSESVFFEKWFVDWVRAAFRAKGNAAAIQDLIQWSEQIAGLGRETQKKFLHFCIDMFRQALLLNYQTESLVYMEPKVEKFKLENFAPFVNGNNINAIFKELSDAMYHIERNGNAKIILTDLSIKLTRLIHKK; from the coding sequence ATGCAATTTTCACAAATTTTAGGACAAGAACACATTAAAAGTCATTTGACAAGAAGTGCTGATTTGGGTAGAATTCCACATGCACAACTGTTTGTTGGTCCTGAAGGAAGCGGTACTTTACCTATGGCAATTGCGTATGCGCAATACATTATTTGCAGCAATCAAAACGCAGAGAACTCGAGTTCTAACGAAGCTTGTAACATCAAATTCCAGAAAACTTCGCATCCTGATTTACATTTTATTTATCCAACCGTAAGTACCGAAGATGTAAAAACGAAACCAAAAAGTATCGATTTTATCGCGGAATGGAGAGAATTTTTAACTCAAAATCCGTACGGAAGTTTGTTTGATTGGTACCAAATGTTAGGTGTAAAAAACAAACAAGGAGAAATTAGGGTCGATGATGCCCAGGAAATTTTGAAATCACTTGCGTTGAAATCCTACGAAGGCGGCTACAAAGTAATGATCATTTGGATGGCCGATAAATTGAACATTGCCGCTTCCAATAAATTATTAAAATTACTCGAAGAACCTACAGACAGAACGGTTTTTATCCTGATTTCAGAAAATGAAGAAGATATTATCCAAACCATTCGCTCTCGATGTCAAGTACTGCATTTTAACGGATTAAGCGAGACTATTATTGCAGAAGCCTTAGTTTCAAGAGAAAATACGGAGCCTAAAGAAGCTTTAAAAATAGCACATCAAGCACAAGGAAATTATAACAAAGCATTGCAATTATTACAACCAGATAGCGAATCCGTTTTTTTTGAAAAATGGTTTGTAGATTGGGTTCGTGCGGCTTTTAGAGCCAAAGGAAATGCCGCTGCAATTCAAGATTTGATTCAATGGAGCGAACAAATTGCTGGTTTAGGGAGAGAAACCCAAAAGAAGTTTTTGCATTTTTGTATTGATATGTTCCGTCAAGCCTTGTTGCTCAATTACCAAACGGAAAGCTTGGTTTACATGGAGCCAAAAGTAGAAAAATTCAAATTGGAGAATTTTGCCCCTTTCGTGAATGGCAACAACATCAATGCTATTTTCAAAGAACTTTCGGATGCTATGTATCACATTGAACGCAATGGAAACGCAAAAATTATTTTAACCGATTTATCTATAAAGCTCACCCGTTTAATTCATAAAAAATAA
- a CDS encoding RNA polymerase sigma factor: MVLDQIINQCKKNCPKAQEQLYQLFSKKFFGVCLKYSSDYADAEDNLQDGFLIIFDKIEQYNFKGSFEGWAKRIIINNALQKFRGVRYMEVINDNIPEEEVEIEDENISIEYLMQIIQELPDQYRLVFSLYVLDGYSHKEVSEMLKITTGTTKSNLARARAILKEKIDHHTKIKINSLAK, encoded by the coding sequence GTGGTATTAGATCAAATAATTAATCAATGTAAAAAAAACTGCCCTAAGGCACAAGAGCAATTGTATCAATTGTTTTCTAAAAAATTCTTTGGGGTGTGTTTAAAATATTCAAGTGATTATGCAGATGCCGAAGACAATCTACAGGATGGGTTTTTAATCATTTTTGACAAAATTGAACAGTATAATTTCAAAGGCTCTTTTGAAGGGTGGGCAAAGAGAATAATTATTAACAATGCCCTTCAAAAATTTAGAGGTGTCAGATATATGGAGGTCATAAACGACAATATTCCTGAGGAAGAAGTCGAAATTGAAGACGAAAATATTTCAATCGAATACCTAATGCAAATCATTCAAGAACTTCCAGACCAGTACCGATTAGTTTTTAGCCTTTATGTACTTGATGGATATTCTCATAAAGAAGTTTCCGAAATGCTAAAAATTACTACTGGGACCACAAAGTCAAATCTTGCAAGAGCCAGAGCGATTTTAAAAGAAAAAATTGATCATCACACAAAAATTAAAATAAATTCATTGGCAAAATGA
- a CDS encoding phosphoglycerate kinase has translation MKTLNDFDFASKKAIIRVDFNVPLDENFNVTDATRIEAAKPTIEAILAQGGSVILMSHLGRPKGVEEKYSLKHILKTTSEVLGVPVQFASNCVGSEAKSAAEKLQAGEVLLLENLRFHDEEEAGDVAFAKELASLGDIYVNDAFGTAHRAHASTTIIAQFFPTEKCFGLLLAKEIESLNKVLKNSEKPVTAVLGGSKVSSKITVIENILDKVDHMIIGGGMTFTFVKALGGKIGDSICEDDKQELALEILRLAKEKGVQIHIPVDVVAADDFSNTANTQIVDVKEIPDGWQGLDAGPKSLENFKKVIMESKTILWNGPLGVFEMESFANGTIALGNFIAESTANGAFSLVGGGDSVAAVKQFGLENKMSYVSTGGGAMLEMLEGRTLPGIAAILD, from the coding sequence ATGAAAACTTTAAACGATTTTGACTTTGCCTCTAAAAAAGCAATAATACGTGTTGATTTTAATGTGCCTTTGGACGAAAATTTCAATGTAACAGATGCCACTCGTATTGAAGCGGCAAAACCGACTATTGAAGCTATTCTTGCTCAAGGCGGAAGCGTAATTTTGATGTCACATTTAGGCAGACCAAAAGGTGTTGAAGAAAAATATTCATTGAAACATATCTTGAAAACAACTTCAGAAGTGCTTGGAGTGCCAGTTCAGTTCGCTTCAAACTGTGTTGGTTCAGAGGCTAAAAGTGCTGCTGAAAAATTACAAGCTGGAGAAGTTTTATTATTAGAAAATCTACGTTTTCATGACGAAGAAGAAGCTGGAGATGTTGCTTTTGCAAAAGAATTAGCGTCACTTGGTGACATTTATGTAAATGATGCTTTTGGAACAGCACATAGAGCGCACGCTTCAACGACAATTATAGCTCAGTTTTTCCCAACAGAGAAATGTTTCGGGTTATTATTGGCTAAAGAAATTGAAAGCTTGAATAAAGTTTTGAAAAACAGTGAAAAACCGGTGACAGCAGTTCTTGGTGGCTCTAAAGTGTCTTCAAAAATTACAGTTATCGAAAATATTTTAGATAAAGTAGACCACATGATTATTGGTGGCGGAATGACATTTACTTTCGTGAAAGCATTAGGAGGTAAAATTGGAGATTCTATTTGTGAAGATGACAAACAAGAATTGGCATTGGAAATCTTAAGATTGGCTAAGGAAAAAGGAGTTCAAATTCACATTCCTGTTGATGTTGTTGCGGCAGATGATTTTTCGAATACTGCAAATACTCAAATTGTGGATGTAAAAGAAATTCCTGATGGATGGCAAGGATTGGATGCTGGACCAAAATCTTTGGAAAACTTCAAAAAAGTAATTATGGAATCTAAAACAATCCTTTGGAACGGACCGTTGGGTGTGTTTGAAATGGAAAGTTTTGCTAACGGAACAATCGCTTTGGGTAACTTCATCGCTGAATCTACTGCAAATGGAGCGTTTTCACTTGTAGGTGGAGGAGATTCAGTAGCAGCGGTAAAACAATTTGGTCTAGAAAATAAAATGAGTTATGTATCAACAGGTGGTGGCGCTATGCTTGAAATGCTTGAAGGGAGAACATTGCCTGGAATAGCTGCCATTTTGGATTAA
- a CDS encoding LysM peptidoglycan-binding domain-containing protein, with protein MNIKNTTLSFFLLASVHLFSQETVVNKDVVKVETKLSYLDSIKKTFIKDDLASCVDSLWMKELTNLDLYNNLSDDIKNINMDQIVDYELPTALLKERLAAMDAKSPFNIEYNQGLENIIKSFLKNRKKSFERLMGTSEYYFPLFEEALAKQNVPLEIKYLAIVESALNPKAVSKMGATGLWQFMYQTGKQYGLKIDSYVDERSDPLKASEAAAQYMTNMYKIFGDWDLVLASYNSGPGNVAKAIRRSGGQQNYWNIRKNLPKETQGYVPAFLATMYIYEYHKEHGIVPNRASVKHFETDTIMIKKQMTFKQISDLLDVPVAQLQVLNPSYKLNVIPFYHDQNHYLRLPQDKIAVFASNEEQIYAYTQYELNKRERPFQIEKAMAVKDTANYTIQKVTLPKAMYYKVKRGDNLSAIASKYDVAVADIKKWNKLKGNTLAYGKSLKIVIGTDGTTVNKEAKIEPLLSNKISSNQRLVASEVKINKEEKTKKTPQSEMPVSNTTTLYVVQKGDNLGNIAKKYDVTVAEIQEWNHLSNDNVQVGASLQVAKKDLDRKEELAGTTERKDIEYVVVQGDNLGNIAKKFGASLTDLKQWNNLQDNTIGIGATLIVAKDEIAINTNKATVSSFKKKSNSPESSKKEAFDYYVKKGDSLYSISKKYPGVTISDLKKWNGIRSEELKPGMKLKING; from the coding sequence ATGAATATAAAAAATACCACCTTATCGTTTTTTCTACTAGCATCCGTACATTTATTTTCGCAAGAAACAGTTGTGAATAAAGACGTTGTAAAGGTAGAAACAAAATTATCCTACTTAGATTCTATTAAAAAAACCTTCATAAAAGATGACTTAGCATCTTGTGTTGACAGTTTGTGGATGAAAGAATTAACAAACCTAGATCTATACAACAACCTATCGGATGATATTAAGAACATTAATATGGATCAAATAGTAGATTATGAATTGCCTACGGCTCTTTTGAAAGAAAGATTAGCAGCAATGGATGCTAAATCTCCTTTCAATATCGAATATAATCAAGGTCTGGAAAACATCATTAAATCATTTCTAAAAAACAGAAAGAAATCTTTTGAACGCTTGATGGGTACTTCAGAATATTATTTTCCTCTTTTTGAAGAAGCTTTAGCCAAACAAAATGTTCCATTGGAGATAAAATATTTGGCTATTGTAGAATCGGCTTTGAATCCAAAAGCAGTTTCTAAAATGGGTGCCACAGGACTTTGGCAGTTTATGTATCAAACTGGAAAACAATATGGTTTGAAAATAGATTCGTATGTTGATGAACGAAGCGACCCCTTGAAAGCCAGTGAAGCTGCGGCGCAATACATGACAAATATGTACAAAATTTTTGGCGATTGGGATTTGGTTTTAGCGTCTTATAATTCTGGCCCGGGGAATGTTGCAAAAGCAATTAGACGGTCAGGAGGGCAACAAAATTATTGGAACATCAGAAAAAATCTTCCAAAAGAAACTCAAGGATATGTACCCGCTTTTCTTGCTACAATGTACATATATGAGTACCACAAAGAACACGGAATTGTTCCTAACAGGGCATCAGTAAAACATTTTGAGACTGATACGATTATGATCAAAAAGCAAATGACGTTCAAGCAAATATCTGATTTGTTAGATGTTCCGGTGGCGCAATTGCAGGTTTTAAATCCGTCCTATAAGCTAAATGTGATTCCGTTTTACCATGATCAAAATCATTATTTGAGATTACCACAAGATAAAATAGCTGTTTTTGCGTCTAATGAAGAGCAGATTTATGCCTACACTCAATATGAATTAAACAAACGAGAAAGGCCTTTCCAGATCGAAAAAGCAATGGCTGTAAAGGATACTGCTAATTATACGATTCAAAAGGTTACACTTCCCAAAGCAATGTATTATAAGGTAAAACGCGGAGATAATCTGAGTGCAATTGCTAGTAAATATGATGTGGCTGTTGCCGATATAAAAAAATGGAATAAACTGAAAGGCAATACTTTGGCGTATGGTAAAAGCTTAAAAATAGTGATTGGAACTGATGGGACAACAGTTAATAAAGAAGCTAAAATAGAGCCGTTACTTTCAAATAAAATATCAAGCAATCAAAGACTTGTGGCTTCTGAAGTAAAAATTAATAAAGAGGAGAAAACTAAAAAAACGCCACAATCAGAAATGCCAGTTTCTAATACAACGACACTTTATGTGGTTCAAAAAGGAGATAATTTAGGTAATATCGCTAAGAAATATGATGTTACCGTTGCCGAAATCCAAGAATGGAATCACCTTTCAAATGACAATGTACAAGTAGGAGCTTCATTGCAAGTTGCAAAAAAAGACTTAGATCGTAAAGAAGAATTAGCAGGAACTACAGAGCGAAAAGACATTGAATATGTGGTGGTACAAGGAGACAATTTAGGAAATATTGCTAAGAAATTTGGTGCTTCATTGACTGATTTAAAACAATGGAATAATTTACAGGATAATACAATTGGAATAGGAGCTACGTTAATAGTGGCCAAAGATGAAATTGCGATTAATACCAATAAAGCAACGGTAAGTTCTTTTAAGAAAAAATCAAATAGTCCTGAGTCTTCTAAGAAAGAAGCCTTTGATTATTATGTGAAAAAAGGAGATTCCTTGTATAGTATTTCTAAAAAATATCCAGGAGTAACCATTTCCGACTTAAAAAAATGGAACGGTATTCGCAGTGAAGAACTCAAGCCCGGAATGAAGTTAAAAATAAACGGATAA
- the recA gene encoding recombinase RecA, translating to MSTEKESKLKALQLTLDKLDKTYGKGTVMKMGDKAIEEVETISSGSLGIDLALGVGGYPKGRIIEIYGPESSGKTTLTLHAIAEAQKAGGIAAFIDAEHAFDRNYAEKLGVDIENLIISQPDNGEQALEIAENLIRSGAIDIVVIDSVAALTPKSEIEGEMGDSKMGLHARLMSQALRKLTGTISKTNCTVFFINQLREKIGVMFGNPETTTGGNALKFYASVRLDIRRSTQIKDGDNVLGNRTKVKVVKNKVAPPFKIAEFDIMYGEGVSKTGEILDLAVEFEIIKKAGSWFSYGETKLGQGRDAVKSLIKDNPELADELEEKIKAKIKELAEA from the coding sequence ATGAGTACAGAAAAAGAATCAAAATTAAAAGCGCTACAACTTACGCTTGACAAGCTAGACAAAACGTACGGAAAAGGAACGGTGATGAAAATGGGAGATAAAGCCATTGAAGAAGTGGAAACTATCTCATCAGGATCTTTAGGAATCGATTTAGCCTTAGGCGTTGGTGGATATCCAAAAGGTAGAATTATTGAAATATACGGTCCAGAATCTTCTGGAAAAACAACTTTAACACTTCATGCGATTGCCGAAGCGCAAAAAGCGGGTGGAATTGCGGCTTTTATTGATGCCGAACACGCTTTTGATAGAAATTATGCAGAGAAATTAGGCGTAGATATCGAAAACTTGATCATATCGCAACCAGACAACGGAGAACAAGCATTAGAAATTGCCGAGAACTTAATTCGTTCAGGAGCAATAGATATTGTAGTAATTGACTCGGTTGCTGCTTTGACTCCAAAAAGTGAAATTGAAGGAGAAATGGGAGATTCTAAAATGGGTCTTCACGCTCGTTTGATGTCTCAGGCATTGCGTAAACTAACAGGAACGATTAGCAAAACAAATTGTACTGTTTTCTTTATCAACCAATTAAGAGAAAAAATTGGCGTTATGTTTGGAAATCCAGAAACTACAACTGGAGGAAATGCATTGAAGTTTTACGCTTCGGTTCGTTTAGATATTCGTCGGTCTACTCAAATTAAAGATGGCGATAACGTACTTGGAAACAGAACTAAAGTTAAAGTGGTGAAAAACAAAGTTGCTCCGCCTTTTAAAATTGCAGAATTTGACATCATGTACGGTGAAGGGGTTTCAAAAACTGGAGAGATTTTAGATCTTGCCGTAGAATTTGAAATCATCAAAAAAGCGGGATCTTGGTTCAGTTATGGTGAAACTAAATTAGGACAAGGTCGTGATGCTGTTAAGTCTTTGATAAAAGACAATCCGGAATTAGCAGATGAATTAGAAGAAAAAATAAAAGCTAAAATAAAAGAATTAGCAGAAGCATAA
- a CDS encoding DoxX family membrane protein, whose translation MNNITSILILIFLAITFLQSGYDKLFYWKDNVDWLKGHFAKTPLKNQVPLALLNILILELISGILCVVGCIELFINNGRIFGFYGAVFSCITLLMLLFGQRLAKDYDGARTIVIYFIPAILAVYWLN comes from the coding sequence ATGAACAACATTACTTCGATTTTAATTTTAATTTTTCTGGCCATTACATTCCTACAATCTGGGTATGACAAACTGTTTTATTGGAAAGACAATGTGGACTGGTTAAAAGGCCACTTTGCTAAAACGCCTTTAAAAAACCAAGTGCCATTAGCCTTGCTTAACATTTTAATATTAGAATTAATCTCCGGTATTCTATGTGTGGTGGGTTGTATTGAACTATTCATCAATAATGGTAGAATATTCGGTTTTTACGGAGCTGTTTTCTCTTGTATCACTTTATTGATGTTGCTTTTCGGACAACGATTGGCCAAAGATTATGATGGCGCAAGAACCATAGTTATCTATTTTATCCCTGCGATATTAGCGGTTTATTGGTTAAACTAA
- a CDS encoding acyl-CoA thioesterase codes for MTPKNPSESLTTLTDLVLPSETNPLNNLFGGELLARMDRAASIAARRHSRRIVVTASVNHVAFNRAIPLGSVVTVEAKVSRAFKSSMEIYIDIWVEDRESGNKTKANEAIYTFVAVDDTGRPVEVPQIVPETELEKQRFEAALRRKQLSLVLAGKMNPHDATELKALFM; via the coding sequence ATGACTCCAAAAAATCCTTCTGAATCCTTGACGACACTAACTGATTTAGTTTTACCAAGTGAGACCAATCCTTTGAACAATCTTTTTGGTGGTGAATTATTAGCCCGTATGGATCGTGCGGCCAGCATAGCAGCAAGAAGACATTCTCGTAGAATTGTAGTAACAGCTTCCGTAAATCACGTTGCATTTAACAGGGCAATACCTTTAGGAAGCGTGGTTACGGTCGAAGCCAAAGTTTCCCGAGCTTTCAAAAGTTCGATGGAAATATACATAGACATCTGGGTAGAGGATAGAGAATCTGGTAATAAAACCAAAGCCAATGAAGCCATTTACACTTTTGTGGCAGTGGATGATACCGGCAGACCCGTTGAAGTGCCCCAAATAGTTCCAGAAACTGAGCTAGAAAAACAACGTTTTGAAGCCGCATTGCGTCGCAAGCAACTTAGTTTGGTTTTGGCCGGAAAAATGAATCCACATGACGCAACCGAATTAAAAGCGTTGTTCATGTAG